In Sulfurisphaera javensis, a single genomic region encodes these proteins:
- a CDS encoding isochorismatase family cysteine hydrolase, whose protein sequence is MSWYNFEELKKLIRKDNSVLVVWDVQEALVNSIFNREEFLQKLSELISAARKYNVPIVYTKITPYPDRFQNPAFRRSFNPGDIVKEVYPQPGDVVLNKNTPSIFVGTNFELMLRNVGITTIVFTGIATDIGVETSARHAQALGFLPVIAKEAVSSSDKSAHERSLQNLQRLMLVLDNKDIIERWSS, encoded by the coding sequence ATGTCTTGGTATAATTTTGAGGAGTTGAAAAAGCTAATTAGAAAAGATAATTCGGTTTTGGTAGTATGGGATGTACAAGAGGCTCTTGTAAATAGTATCTTTAACAGGGAGGAATTTTTACAAAAGCTAAGTGAATTAATCTCGGCAGCTAGAAAATATAATGTACCGATAGTTTATACGAAAATTACACCTTACCCAGATAGATTTCAAAACCCAGCTTTTAGAAGATCTTTTAATCCCGGAGATATAGTCAAAGAAGTATATCCTCAGCCTGGAGATGTTGTACTTAATAAGAACACACCAAGTATTTTTGTTGGAACAAACTTTGAATTAATGTTAAGAAACGTTGGAATTACTACAATTGTCTTTACTGGAATCGCTACTGATATTGGAGTAGAAACTTCTGCTAGACATGCTCAAGCCTTAGGTTTCTTACCAGTAATTGCTAAGGAAGCAGTATCTTCATCAGATAAATCAGCTCATGAAAGGTCGTTGCAAAATCTTCAAAGATTAATGTTAGTTCTTGATAACAAGGATATTATTGAAAGGTGGAGTTCTTAA
- a CDS encoding PaREP1 family protein, with protein sequence MERDLIKLDESYIYARLIKALDDSLLAIKLFERGFIRNSAGKVFTAVKALLSALIIKYEDKL encoded by the coding sequence ATGGAAAGAGATTTAATTAAGCTAGATGAGAGTTACATTTACGCTAGGTTGATTAAGGCATTGGATGATTCCTTATTAGCTATTAAGCTTTTTGAGAGAGGTTTTATAAGAAACTCAGCTGGAAAAGTATTTACTGCTGTTAAAGCTTTACTTTCAGCATTAATAATAAAGTATGAAGATAAATTATGA
- a CDS encoding AAA family ATPase, with amino-acid sequence MCFQANEEDIEHWKGSYLYSIEEELGYMIWGDKGESKGEDDITGIEFKGLVEGYRDQIKNNNLNYPLLAILGVKKGNDIYVLGFGTIVEISYDLFRNFRYWKEINGIWKIITRIKVLYLNKSLRVNNYKGISWNTLINSLDKLELKNKEGKTITIRGNQCYIDPYIIRQIKEYVISKKEEIVETLWFYREIKKNINSKTNTSNLSQSEQITQPEYICKINSSDDALRKILDNLFIKTSYPFSNIDLIKVILSYLKHGHLLFVGPPGTGKTELTLRIGRSLGENCYTITTANSLWFRRDLIGGESIENNNVIWKSGLLIRAYNEAVKVKDGYYLVIIDEINRADIDKAFGEFFTIFSTTNPDEWSIPKYLIDEIKSYPNKDKVALEFLENYKKYKDEPLKRIRIIATMNLIDTRNLFYLGDALVRRFAAIDFNYPEGAEDIQNYPVEDEIKNFISCLRKKFKDKRDSEGLNFDISPASLKKALEIYSEVKNSLLQQEKLNLFKSILLSTLGTIDQEIIKDFDNLANGCMSK; translated from the coding sequence ATGTGTTTTCAAGCAAATGAGGAAGACATAGAGCATTGGAAGGGTTCTTATCTTTATTCGATTGAAGAGGAATTAGGTTACATGATATGGGGCGATAAAGGTGAAAGTAAAGGGGAAGATGATATTACTGGTATAGAATTCAAAGGTTTAGTAGAAGGATACAGAGATCAGATTAAAAATAATAATTTGAATTACCCTCTTTTAGCAATCTTAGGAGTGAAAAAGGGAAATGACATATATGTATTAGGGTTTGGAACAATCGTAGAAATTAGCTATGATTTGTTTCGCAATTTTAGATATTGGAAAGAAATAAATGGTATATGGAAAATTATAACTAGAATTAAAGTTTTATACCTGAATAAAAGTTTAAGGGTAAATAACTACAAGGGCATCTCATGGAATACATTAATTAATAGCTTGGATAAACTAGAATTAAAAAACAAAGAGGGTAAAACTATAACGATTAGAGGAAATCAGTGCTATATAGATCCTTACATAATTAGACAGATTAAAGAATATGTTATATCTAAAAAAGAAGAAATAGTAGAAACTTTGTGGTTTTACAGAGAGATAAAGAAAAATATCAATTCCAAAACAAATACCTCTAATTTATCGCAATCTGAACAAATTACACAGCCAGAATATATATGTAAGATTAATTCCAGCGATGACGCATTACGAAAAATACTAGATAATCTCTTTATTAAAACCTCATATCCTTTTTCTAATATTGACTTAATAAAGGTGATTCTAAGCTATCTAAAGCATGGGCATTTGCTTTTTGTAGGTCCTCCAGGTACTGGCAAAACTGAGCTTACATTAAGAATAGGTAGATCATTAGGAGAGAATTGTTATACTATTACAACTGCAAATTCGTTATGGTTTAGGAGAGATTTAATAGGAGGAGAAAGCATAGAAAATAATAACGTAATATGGAAGAGCGGTTTGTTAATTAGAGCCTATAATGAAGCTGTTAAGGTAAAAGATGGATATTATTTGGTTATAATTGATGAAATAAACAGAGCTGATATCGACAAGGCATTTGGTGAATTTTTTACAATATTTTCTACAACTAATCCAGATGAATGGTCAATACCAAAGTATTTAATTGATGAAATTAAGAGTTATCCAAATAAGGATAAAGTCGCTTTAGAATTCTTAGAAAATTATAAAAAATACAAAGATGAACCACTAAAGAGAATTAGAATTATAGCTACTATGAACTTAATTGATACTCGTAATCTTTTCTATTTGGGAGATGCGTTAGTTAGAAGATTTGCTGCAATAGATTTTAATTACCCTGAGGGGGCTGAAGACATTCAAAACTATCCAGTTGAGGACGAGATCAAAAACTTTATCTCTTGCTTAAGGAAAAAGTTCAAAGATAAGCGTGATAGTGAAGGATTAAACTTCGATATTTCTCCGGCGTCCCTTAAGAAAGCTCTAGAAATATATAGTGAAGTTAAGAACTCACTTTTACAACAAGAAAAACTTAACTTATTTAAATCAATTCTCTTGTCAACTTTAGGCACTATAGATCAAGAAATTATCAAAGATTTTGACAACTTAGCAAATGGGTGTATGTCAAAGTGA
- a CDS encoding S41 family peptidase, with protein MKGYYLYPDIRENYIAFTSDDDIWLYDGENAKRLTSGLGVAIRPKISPDKRKIAFTVLWLQNGKSGGDVFISDGNEARRVTYFNSPNSRVAFWLSSEEIIVISDYHHPFSTIAYKVNINTGEAKRLNYGLVSNIFIKDNIVVLARGYQDLPFWKGYKGGTKGELWISYDGGKKFEKFVSLDGIVSWPMIIDDRVYFLSDHEGIANLYSVNLKGEDLTKHTNFSTYCRNASSDGKRIVFQNMGDIYLFNPSTNETRKLDIEIITDRKKRQPKFVNVLDYLTEVDLNENYVSLVSRGKIFVMKPWEGPAIQLGEKQGVKYYAHQLLPDGSVIASDDEDNLLLLTLSGKKILKQNLGRIERIKVSPDGKKVLISNNRLELWLYDIEKDIVKLIDKSDYGRITDFDWHPNSEWFAYSFPEGPSTSSIKIGNINGNIVRITSPYGYDFSPSFDPDGRHLYFLSARHLEPSSDKRIFNMSFQKVVKPYLVVLSNTYSPFNPPFGKVEDKKGVEIQGIQDRVVPFPVDEDNYVKIEGSKNNKVFLFSYPIKGALSFMQDQTGRLEVFDLETKTKELYLDNVRDFIVYQSKILVALKDSLRIFDVSSKPDLSASGIKGGVVDISRVKVYVEPEKEWRQMLNETWKLMKQNYWNEKELKGWDEVLKKYEPLLDRVSTRYELGDIILEMQGETRTSHSYHTPYTYETQEPLPIKGLGAEFEYDESNNCFRVVKIYSGDPVNENEKSPLRDPGIQLDIGDCIISIDREPITFRQINYYLINKDQVTLEVLTKGGEKKIVYVKLMDDEKFLIYRSWVEENRRHVHEKTNGRVGYVHIPDMQYQGFSEFFRLFVSEFDKEGLIVDARFNRGGFISGLILQRLLLRRAGYVIPRNGKPVPEPYLSSPNVMVEVVNEYAGSDGDIFTYLFKKFKLGLVIGKRTWGGVIGISPRQRLVDKTTVTQPEFAVHFDDIGLGIENRGVDPDIEVEIPPGVEGDPQLDKAIEIIMKELNK; from the coding sequence ATGAAAGGATATTATCTTTATCCAGATATAAGAGAAAACTACATAGCTTTTACGTCAGACGACGATATATGGTTATATGACGGAGAAAATGCAAAGCGATTAACTTCTGGCTTAGGAGTAGCAATTAGACCAAAAATAAGTCCAGACAAAAGAAAAATTGCATTCACAGTTTTATGGTTACAAAACGGTAAAAGTGGAGGAGACGTTTTCATTAGTGACGGTAATGAAGCAAGAAGAGTAACTTATTTTAATTCACCTAACTCTAGAGTTGCATTTTGGTTATCTTCTGAAGAAATAATAGTAATAAGCGATTATCATCATCCTTTTTCAACTATAGCTTACAAAGTTAACATAAACACTGGTGAAGCTAAAAGGCTTAACTACGGTTTAGTTTCAAACATTTTCATAAAGGACAATATAGTTGTTTTAGCTAGGGGTTATCAAGATTTACCATTTTGGAAAGGATATAAAGGAGGTACTAAAGGCGAACTTTGGATTTCCTATGATGGGGGTAAAAAATTCGAAAAATTCGTTTCACTTGATGGAATTGTTAGTTGGCCTATGATAATAGATGACAGAGTGTATTTCCTCTCTGATCACGAGGGCATAGCAAATTTGTACTCAGTTAACCTTAAAGGAGAAGACTTAACTAAACATACAAATTTTTCTACATATTGTAGGAATGCGAGCTCTGACGGAAAAAGAATAGTATTTCAAAACATGGGTGATATATATCTTTTTAATCCTTCTACCAATGAGACAAGAAAATTAGATATTGAAATTATTACTGACAGAAAGAAGAGACAACCAAAATTCGTTAACGTGCTTGATTACCTAACAGAAGTAGATTTGAATGAAAATTATGTTAGCCTAGTCTCAAGAGGTAAAATCTTCGTAATGAAACCATGGGAAGGACCAGCTATTCAGCTAGGAGAAAAGCAAGGAGTTAAGTATTATGCTCATCAGTTATTACCAGATGGAAGTGTAATAGCATCAGATGATGAGGATAATCTTTTACTTCTAACTCTTTCTGGAAAAAAGATTCTCAAACAGAATTTAGGAAGAATAGAAAGAATTAAAGTTTCACCAGATGGTAAAAAAGTTCTTATCAGTAATAATAGGTTAGAACTTTGGCTTTACGACATAGAGAAAGACATAGTTAAGCTAATTGACAAAAGCGACTATGGAAGAATAACTGATTTTGATTGGCATCCTAATAGTGAATGGTTTGCCTACTCGTTCCCAGAAGGTCCATCAACAAGTTCAATAAAGATTGGAAATATTAACGGTAATATAGTTAGAATAACAAGTCCTTATGGTTATGATTTTTCGCCATCTTTTGACCCTGATGGAAGACATTTATATTTCTTATCTGCAAGGCATTTAGAACCATCGAGCGATAAAAGGATTTTCAACATGTCATTTCAAAAAGTCGTTAAACCTTATCTCGTTGTACTTTCTAACACTTATTCTCCATTTAATCCTCCATTTGGAAAAGTTGAGGATAAAAAGGGTGTGGAGATTCAAGGAATTCAAGACAGAGTAGTTCCTTTTCCCGTAGATGAGGACAATTACGTCAAAATTGAAGGGAGTAAAAACAATAAGGTCTTTCTCTTCTCTTATCCAATAAAGGGAGCATTATCATTTATGCAAGATCAGACTGGCAGACTTGAGGTATTTGATTTAGAAACAAAGACAAAAGAACTTTATTTAGATAATGTTAGAGATTTCATTGTTTATCAGTCTAAAATTCTTGTTGCTTTGAAGGACTCTTTAAGGATATTCGATGTTTCCTCTAAGCCTGATTTGTCAGCATCTGGTATAAAAGGAGGAGTTGTTGACATTTCAAGAGTAAAAGTTTACGTAGAACCAGAAAAGGAATGGAGGCAAATGCTCAATGAAACTTGGAAACTAATGAAACAGAATTATTGGAATGAGAAAGAATTAAAAGGATGGGATGAAGTTCTTAAAAAGTATGAACCATTATTAGACAGAGTTTCTACGAGGTATGAATTAGGCGATATAATCCTTGAAATGCAAGGTGAAACAAGAACTTCTCATTCATACCATACACCTTATACTTATGAAACTCAAGAACCTTTACCAATTAAAGGTTTAGGAGCAGAATTTGAGTACGATGAAAGTAACAATTGTTTCAGAGTAGTTAAAATATATTCCGGCGATCCAGTTAATGAAAACGAAAAAAGTCCACTAAGAGATCCGGGTATTCAATTAGATATTGGTGATTGTATAATTTCAATTGACAGAGAACCTATAACGTTTAGGCAAATTAATTACTATCTAATAAATAAGGATCAAGTCACTCTTGAAGTTTTAACAAAAGGAGGAGAAAAGAAGATTGTATACGTTAAATTGATGGATGATGAAAAGTTCTTGATTTATAGAAGCTGGGTAGAAGAAAACAGAAGACACGTTCATGAAAAGACTAACGGAAGAGTTGGCTACGTTCACATCCCAGATATGCAATATCAAGGATTTAGTGAGTTCTTTAGATTATTTGTTTCTGAGTTCGATAAAGAAGGATTGATTGTTGATGCTAGATTTAATAGGGGTGGTTTTATTTCTGGATTAATATTACAAAGACTTTTGTTAAGGAGGGCTGGTTATGTTATTCCTAGAAATGGAAAACCAGTTCCAGAACCTTATTTATCTTCTCCTAATGTAATGGTTGAAGTTGTAAATGAATATGCTGGTTCTGATGGTGATATATTTACTTATCTATTTAAGAAATTCAAATTAGGCTTAGTAATTGGTAAAAGAACTTGGGGAGGAGTAATTGGGATCTCTCCTAGACAAAGGTTAGTTGACAAAACTACTGTAACGCAGCCAGAATTTGCTGTTCATTTTGATGATATTGGTTTAGGCATAGAAAATAGGGGAGTTGACCCAGATATTGAAGTTGAGATACCCCCCGGAGTTGAAGGAGATCCACAGCTTGATAAGGCTATTGAAATTATTATGAAAGAATTGAATAAGTAA
- a CDS encoding DUF711 family protein, with translation MKYSVDEIIEVHRMLSEEDLDIRSVTLSINTNFLISSNFEEIKEKIRGLYSFVSKFSKTVEKVSEKYGIRIVTKRIAISPVQFIFEVLSPSYSLSLAKELDKLAEENGIDYISGYSAFADRGLSKSSETVLKSLSEVLNSTERLAGMINAGSTMAGVNIDAVKLFVDELFKMKPEASSRATIMANVPPDSPFVPSAHHGLGMPDSMINVAVSGPGVIESVIKRNKPTTLQELHDLIKRTAFKITRLGELVGKAVSKELGIPFGIVDLSLAPSPKIGDSVAGIIEAMGISKMGGHGSLMALALLIDAVKKGGAMATSSVGGLSGAFIPVSEDSVMVERAIDGSIDFFTLLALSSVCNTGIDMVGVSKRQGKDKVIGLILDVLAMGVILNKTLGVRVIPLDANPGETVDLGGLLGKVVVMKLKDIDVNNFTSLSGYMPSGIKRLEFG, from the coding sequence ATGAAATATAGTGTTGATGAAATTATTGAAGTTCATAGGATGTTAAGTGAAGAAGATTTGGATATAAGATCAGTAACGTTAAGTATTAATACAAACTTTTTGATTTCCTCAAACTTCGAAGAAATAAAGGAGAAAATACGGGGACTTTATTCATTTGTAAGTAAATTTTCGAAGACAGTAGAAAAAGTCTCAGAAAAATATGGTATAAGGATTGTAACAAAGAGGATCGCAATTTCGCCAGTCCAATTTATCTTTGAAGTCTTATCTCCCTCCTATTCTTTAAGTTTAGCCAAAGAGTTGGATAAACTAGCTGAGGAAAATGGTATAGATTATATTAGTGGTTATTCAGCCTTTGCAGATAGAGGATTAAGTAAGAGTAGTGAAACTGTTTTGAAATCTTTATCAGAAGTGCTGAATTCAACAGAAAGATTGGCTGGAATGATTAATGCTGGTTCTACTATGGCCGGAGTAAATATTGATGCTGTTAAGCTTTTTGTTGATGAGTTATTTAAAATGAAGCCAGAAGCTTCTTCAAGAGCAACTATAATGGCTAATGTTCCTCCAGATTCTCCTTTTGTTCCTTCAGCTCATCATGGCTTAGGAATGCCAGACTCTATGATTAACGTCGCCGTAAGCGGTCCTGGAGTAATAGAAAGCGTTATAAAAAGAAATAAGCCCACTACACTACAAGAACTTCACGATCTAATAAAGAGAACTGCATTTAAAATAACTAGACTTGGTGAATTAGTTGGTAAGGCTGTTTCAAAAGAATTAGGAATTCCTTTCGGAATTGTTGACTTATCCTTAGCTCCTTCACCAAAAATAGGTGATAGCGTAGCTGGAATAATTGAGGCAATGGGGATCTCTAAAATGGGTGGTCATGGAAGTTTAATGGCATTAGCTTTACTTATTGATGCAGTTAAGAAAGGAGGTGCAATGGCAACTTCTTCTGTTGGTGGTCTTAGTGGTGCATTTATTCCGGTTAGCGAAGATTCTGTTATGGTTGAAAGAGCTATTGATGGTTCAATAGATTTCTTTACTTTACTAGCCTTATCCTCTGTTTGCAATACTGGGATTGATATGGTTGGTGTTAGTAAAAGACAAGGCAAAGATAAGGTAATTGGTTTAATACTTGATGTTCTGGCTATGGGAGTTATACTTAATAAAACTCTAGGTGTGAGAGTTATCCCTCTTGATGCTAATCCTGGGGAGACTGTAGATTTAGGCGGACTTTTAGGGAAAGTTGTTGTTATGAAACTTAAAGATATAGATGTTAATAACTTTACTTCCTTATCTGGTTATATGCCTTCTGGAATAAAGAGGTTAGAGTTTGGATGA
- a CDS encoding radical SAM protein: MQKVKLSKFNVFLYDYGIIFNTLTGYAIKVDKGTMEKIQKGEIPEDLKEIIEEGFADQDFDPDRLIANKKYLEPTLVLTYDCNFDCVYCFQKAFRNKSRVSETVVKGFVNYILRKRKPTRVTYFGGEPLLELRRIEEISNILRKEIDYSFSVVTNGSLLTPYVLDKLNSVGLTHVQITLDGPREIHDKRRYFVNGKGSFDIILKNLKYAQDHTKVVLRINIDVKNMEEIERLLKTLKDEGITNVRLDPHLVHENVFRHEYWHNTLSKDSEGEILVKFWEIAKDYGFEIPQEVFRLGICVAHIDEDIVVDPFGNIYPCWAFTGNPLYIKGKLKEDGSIEWVRKELLGERAKYVWKGKCDNCPFLPMCVGGCRFFAVLDKGKFDEIDCQKRNYEEIVKLIKYFI, from the coding sequence ATGCAAAAAGTCAAGTTATCTAAATTCAATGTTTTTCTTTACGATTATGGAATTATTTTTAATACATTAACAGGTTATGCAATAAAAGTTGATAAGGGGACTATGGAAAAAATTCAAAAAGGTGAAATACCGGAAGATTTAAAGGAAATTATTGAAGAAGGTTTTGCTGATCAAGATTTCGATCCAGATAGACTTATTGCAAATAAGAAGTATCTTGAACCTACTTTAGTATTAACATATGATTGTAATTTTGATTGCGTTTATTGTTTTCAAAAGGCATTTAGAAATAAAAGCAGGGTAAGTGAAACTGTAGTTAAAGGATTTGTTAATTATATTTTGAGGAAAAGAAAACCGACTAGAGTGACTTACTTTGGAGGTGAACCATTACTCGAGTTAAGAAGGATTGAAGAAATCTCTAATATTCTAAGAAAAGAGATAGATTATTCATTTAGCGTTGTAACAAATGGTTCTTTATTAACTCCTTATGTTCTTGATAAGCTAAATTCAGTGGGTTTAACACATGTTCAAATAACTTTAGATGGTCCTAGAGAAATTCATGATAAAAGAAGGTATTTTGTGAATGGTAAAGGCTCTTTTGATATTATATTGAAAAATCTAAAGTATGCACAAGATCATACTAAGGTTGTTCTAAGAATAAATATTGATGTAAAGAATATGGAAGAAATTGAAAGACTATTGAAGACTCTTAAGGATGAGGGAATAACAAATGTTAGATTAGATCCTCATTTAGTTCATGAGAATGTGTTTAGGCATGAGTATTGGCATAATACTTTATCTAAAGATAGTGAGGGTGAAATATTAGTTAAATTCTGGGAAATTGCTAAAGATTATGGATTTGAGATTCCACAAGAGGTATTCAGATTAGGAATATGTGTTGCTCACATAGATGAAGATATTGTTGTAGATCCCTTTGGAAATATTTATCCATGTTGGGCATTTACTGGTAATCCTCTTTATATAAAAGGAAAATTAAAAGAAGATGGGAGTATAGAATGGGTAAGAAAGGAATTATTAGGAGAAAGAGCTAAATATGTGTGGAAAGGTAAGTGTGATAATTGTCCATTTTTGCCAATGTGTGTTGGTGGTTGTAGATTCTTTGCAGTTCTTGATAAAGGAAAATTTGATGAAATAGATTGTCAAAAGAGGAATTATGAGGAAATTGTAAAGTTAATAAAATATTTTATATAA
- a CDS encoding ACT domain-containing protein, with amino-acid sequence MENAVIIVVGADKPGIVAGIASVLAQNNVNIIDISQTVLRGVFAMIMIVDISQSKQPLSRLREELQKKGKELNVEVSVYHEEVFKYMERI; translated from the coding sequence GTGGAAAACGCTGTTATAATTGTTGTTGGTGCTGATAAACCCGGAATAGTTGCTGGAATTGCTTCAGTTTTAGCCCAAAATAACGTTAATATTATTGATATTTCTCAAACTGTTTTAAGAGGAGTTTTTGCAATGATTATGATAGTTGACATTTCTCAAAGCAAGCAACCTTTATCAAGACTAAGAGAAGAATTACAAAAGAAAGGAAAGGAACTTAACGTTGAAGTTAGTGTATATCATGAAGAGGTTTTCAAATACATGGAGAGGATTTGA
- a CDS encoding AbrB/MazE/SpoVT family DNA-binding domain-containing protein produces MEVKVHKKGIIVLPSEVRKKLNIKEGSVLKIEIKDDTIILKKELSLIDAWGIFEGKADVKEALNILEEERRREVEKERKGNY; encoded by the coding sequence ATGGAAGTAAAAGTACACAAAAAGGGGATTATAGTTTTGCCATCAGAAGTAAGAAAAAAACTAAATATTAAAGAGGGAAGCGTTTTGAAAATAGAAATTAAAGATGATACAATAATCTTAAAGAAAGAATTGAGCCTAATTGATGCTTGGGGCATTTTTGAAGGTAAAGCTGATGTAAAAGAAGCATTAAATATCTTAGAAGAGGAGAGGAGAAGAGAGGTTGAAAAAGAAAGAAAAGGTAATTATTGA
- a CDS encoding PaREP1 family protein: MNIKMISFKLLEKTWGACASIVRAYGEKHCLEHYRHRDLEEIMSKLVSKTGKELGLLWGACLRLHSNFYENFMVKDDVKMMIEAVKEFVGKMKTLIEEEG; this comes from the coding sequence ATGAATATAAAGATGATCTCGTTTAAACTTCTGGAAAAAACTTGGGGTGCTTGTGCATCTATTGTTAGAGCTTATGGTGAGAAACACTGTTTAGAACATTATAGGCATAGGGACCTTGAAGAGATTATGAGCAAACTAGTCTCTAAAACTGGAAAAGAACTTGGTTTATTATGGGGAGCATGTTTAAGGTTACATTCTAATTTCTACGAGAATTTTATGGTTAAGGATGACGTTAAGATGATGATAGAAGCTGTAAAGGAGTTTGTAGGAAAAATGAAAACGTTAATAGAAGAGGAAGGATAA
- a CDS encoding PIN domain-containing protein: protein MKKKEKVIIDTGIYINYFLKKDERYRKILQEIFTGEKEGISLFLNLTELYYVLGRLIGKESSMTAISLIRKSPIKFVNIDEDLSIRAGEIKLTYDFLSIVDAYLIALAEREKAKIITTDSAIPKAFKNAEVMS from the coding sequence TTGAAAAAGAAAGAAAAGGTAATTATTGATACTGGAATATACATAAATTATTTTCTCAAAAAGGATGAGAGGTATCGTAAAATATTACAAGAAATATTTACTGGGGAAAAAGAAGGAATTAGTTTATTTCTTAATTTAACAGAACTCTATTATGTTTTAGGAAGATTAATAGGTAAAGAGTCCTCAATGACTGCAATATCATTAATAAGAAAATCTCCAATAAAATTTGTTAATATAGACGAAGACCTTAGTATAAGAGCTGGCGAGATAAAATTAACTTATGATTTTCTTTCTATTGTTGATGCATATTTAATTGCTTTAGCTGAAAGGGAGAAAGCAAAGATAATAACTACTGATTCCGCTATTCCAAAAGCTTTCAAAAACGCTGAAGTTATGAGTTAA